Proteins co-encoded in one Prunus persica cultivar Lovell chromosome G6, Prunus_persica_NCBIv2, whole genome shotgun sequence genomic window:
- the LOC18774884 gene encoding heterogeneous nuclear ribonucleoprotein 1 isoform X2 codes for MALWMKIRSTGKITRWLMDCLLVLITMDLPEPGKLFVARLPKTVSESNIKEHFNKYGEVKDCVIVVDKVTRRPKGFAFVTFTDPFMAKKALEVEHYIFGRKLDVKPALPKREELQNQEDEQAKAYFKTKKIFVGGLPHNLTQEEFKSYFEKFGTIINGVIIYIKESGKSRGFGFITFDSEEAVDEVTKETHHELNDKFVEVKRAWPKHKNDNMIHTFDCNEVGFNFGGSQCDYYSNFMLYGARCFSCLLPYGFGHHEGCLYYGQNTAGYITWQPKKVPTNFGMEKTTQTHACPYENSV; via the exons ATGGCTTTATGGATGAAAATCAGATCTACAGGGAAAATAACTCGGTGGCTGATGGATTGCTTACTG GTTTTGATCACCATGGACTTACCTGAGCCTGGAAAGTTGTTCGTGGCTAGACTACCAAAGACGGTTAGTGAAAGCAACATAAAAGAACACTTCAACAAATATGGTGAAGTAAAGGACTGTGTGATTGTTGTGGACAAAGTTACTCGTAGGCCAAAAGGGTTTGCCTTTGTTACCTTCACTGACCCATTCATGGCTAAGAAAGCATTGGAAGTAGAGCACTACATCTTCGGAAGAAAG TTAGATGTGAAACCTGCTTTACCAAAGAGAGAGGAACTCCAGAACCAAGAGGACGAGCAAGCTAAAGCATACTTCAAGACCAAGAAGATTTTTGTGGGAGGATTACCACATAATCTGACACAAGAAGAATTCAAGAGCTATTTTGAGAAGTTTGGTACAATCATAAATGGggttataatatatatcaagGAAAGCGGCAAGTCCAGGGGCTTCGGCTTTATCACTTTTGATTCAGAGGAGGCTGTGGATGAAGTCACCAAGGAAACCCATCATGAACTGAatgataaatttgttgaggtgaAGAGGGCTTGGCCTAAGCACAAGAATGACAACATGATCCACACGTTTGACTGCAATGAAGTTGGGTTTAATTTTGGAGGGTCACAGTGTGATTATTATAGCAATTTTATGCTTTATGGCGCTCGTTGCTTTAGTTGCTTACTTCCTTATGGATTTGGGCACCACGAAGGGTGTTTGTATTATGGTCAAAACACAGCTGGTTATATCACATGGCAGCCAAAGAAAGTTCCTACAAACTTTGGAATGGAGAAGACAACGCAGACTCATGCATGCCCATATGAGAATTCAGTCTAA
- the LOC18774884 gene encoding heterogeneous nuclear ribonucleoprotein 1 isoform X1, whose amino-acid sequence MKEGKDGFMDENQIYRENNSVADGLLTGEVLITMDLPEPGKLFVARLPKTVSESNIKEHFNKYGEVKDCVIVVDKVTRRPKGFAFVTFTDPFMAKKALEVEHYIFGRKLDVKPALPKREELQNQEDEQAKAYFKTKKIFVGGLPHNLTQEEFKSYFEKFGTIINGVIIYIKESGKSRGFGFITFDSEEAVDEVTKETHHELNDKFVEVKRAWPKHKNDNMIHTFDCNEVGFNFGGSQCDYYSNFMLYGARCFSCLLPYGFGHHEGCLYYGQNTAGYITWQPKKVPTNFGMEKTTQTHACPYENSV is encoded by the exons ATGAAAGAAGGCAAAGATGGCTTTATGGATGAAAATCAGATCTACAGGGAAAATAACTCGGTGGCTGATGGATTGCTTACTGGTGAG GTTTTGATCACCATGGACTTACCTGAGCCTGGAAAGTTGTTCGTGGCTAGACTACCAAAGACGGTTAGTGAAAGCAACATAAAAGAACACTTCAACAAATATGGTGAAGTAAAGGACTGTGTGATTGTTGTGGACAAAGTTACTCGTAGGCCAAAAGGGTTTGCCTTTGTTACCTTCACTGACCCATTCATGGCTAAGAAAGCATTGGAAGTAGAGCACTACATCTTCGGAAGAAAG TTAGATGTGAAACCTGCTTTACCAAAGAGAGAGGAACTCCAGAACCAAGAGGACGAGCAAGCTAAAGCATACTTCAAGACCAAGAAGATTTTTGTGGGAGGATTACCACATAATCTGACACAAGAAGAATTCAAGAGCTATTTTGAGAAGTTTGGTACAATCATAAATGGggttataatatatatcaagGAAAGCGGCAAGTCCAGGGGCTTCGGCTTTATCACTTTTGATTCAGAGGAGGCTGTGGATGAAGTCACCAAGGAAACCCATCATGAACTGAatgataaatttgttgaggtgaAGAGGGCTTGGCCTAAGCACAAGAATGACAACATGATCCACACGTTTGACTGCAATGAAGTTGGGTTTAATTTTGGAGGGTCACAGTGTGATTATTATAGCAATTTTATGCTTTATGGCGCTCGTTGCTTTAGTTGCTTACTTCCTTATGGATTTGGGCACCACGAAGGGTGTTTGTATTATGGTCAAAACACAGCTGGTTATATCACATGGCAGCCAAAGAAAGTTCCTACAAACTTTGGAATGGAGAAGACAACGCAGACTCATGCATGCCCATATGAGAATTCAGTCTAA
- the LOC18774884 gene encoding heterogeneous nuclear ribonucleoprotein 1 isoform X3, with amino-acid sequence MDLPEPGKLFVARLPKTVSESNIKEHFNKYGEVKDCVIVVDKVTRRPKGFAFVTFTDPFMAKKALEVEHYIFGRKLDVKPALPKREELQNQEDEQAKAYFKTKKIFVGGLPHNLTQEEFKSYFEKFGTIINGVIIYIKESGKSRGFGFITFDSEEAVDEVTKETHHELNDKFVEVKRAWPKHKNDNMIHTFDCNEVGFNFGGSQCDYYSNFMLYGARCFSCLLPYGFGHHEGCLYYGQNTAGYITWQPKKVPTNFGMEKTTQTHACPYENSV; translated from the exons ATGGACTTACCTGAGCCTGGAAAGTTGTTCGTGGCTAGACTACCAAAGACGGTTAGTGAAAGCAACATAAAAGAACACTTCAACAAATATGGTGAAGTAAAGGACTGTGTGATTGTTGTGGACAAAGTTACTCGTAGGCCAAAAGGGTTTGCCTTTGTTACCTTCACTGACCCATTCATGGCTAAGAAAGCATTGGAAGTAGAGCACTACATCTTCGGAAGAAAG TTAGATGTGAAACCTGCTTTACCAAAGAGAGAGGAACTCCAGAACCAAGAGGACGAGCAAGCTAAAGCATACTTCAAGACCAAGAAGATTTTTGTGGGAGGATTACCACATAATCTGACACAAGAAGAATTCAAGAGCTATTTTGAGAAGTTTGGTACAATCATAAATGGggttataatatatatcaagGAAAGCGGCAAGTCCAGGGGCTTCGGCTTTATCACTTTTGATTCAGAGGAGGCTGTGGATGAAGTCACCAAGGAAACCCATCATGAACTGAatgataaatttgttgaggtgaAGAGGGCTTGGCCTAAGCACAAGAATGACAACATGATCCACACGTTTGACTGCAATGAAGTTGGGTTTAATTTTGGAGGGTCACAGTGTGATTATTATAGCAATTTTATGCTTTATGGCGCTCGTTGCTTTAGTTGCTTACTTCCTTATGGATTTGGGCACCACGAAGGGTGTTTGTATTATGGTCAAAACACAGCTGGTTATATCACATGGCAGCCAAAGAAAGTTCCTACAAACTTTGGAATGGAGAAGACAACGCAGACTCATGCATGCCCATATGAGAATTCAGTCTAA
- the LOC18775504 gene encoding thioredoxin-like protein AAED1, chloroplastic: MALISPQILTLKSPSTPSLPSHSSLIAPSQSPSFSPPNTPRSPSLFCSPKSTTQYSSRRLVVSRASTNASALDFSPSIGEVLGDVSIFTAAGDSVQFKDLWDLNEGVAVVALLRHFGCPCCWELASALKESKARFDSAGVKIIAVGVGSPDKARILAERLPFPMDSLYADPDRKAYNVLGLYYGLGRTFFNPASAKVFSRFEALQKAVKNYTIEATPDDRSSVLQQGGMFVFKGKQLLYARKDEGTGDHAPLDDILDVCCKVPVS, encoded by the exons ATGGCCCTAATCTCCCCGCAAATCCTAACCCTTAAATCCCCTTCAACCCCCTCTCTTCCTTCTCATTCATCTCTCATCGCCCCTTCCCAATCTCCCTCTTTCTCACCTCCTAACACTCCACGctctccctccctcttctGCTCCCCAAAATCAACAACACAGTATAGCTCCAGACGACTTGTAGTTTCCAGAGCCTCCACCAACGCATCTGCTTTGGATTTCAGCCCCAGCATCGGTGAGGTCCTCGGTGATGTTAGCATTTTCACCGCTGCTGGTGATTCCGTCCAGTTCAAAGACCTCTGGGATCTGAACGAG GGGGTGGCTGTTGTTGCACTATTGAGGCACTTTGGATGCCCTTGCTG TTGGGAACTTGCCTCGGCTCTAAAAGAATCTAAAGCTAGATTTGATTCAGCTGGTGTGAAAATAATTGCAGTTGGTGTTGGTAGTCCTGATAAAGCTCGTATCCTTGCAGAACGG TTACCATTTCCAATGGATAGCCTTTATGCTGATCCTGATCGCAAG GCATACAATGTGTTGGGCTTATACTATGGACTTGGTCGAACTTTCTTCAATCCAGCTAGT GCAAAGGTGTTTTCAAGATTTGAGGCTCTGCAGAAAGCTGTAAAAAACTATACCATTGAGGCCACTCCAGATGACAGAAGTAGTGTGTTACAACAG GGAGGGATGTTTGTCTTTAAAGGTAAGCAATTGTTGTATGCTCGGAAAGATGAAGGGACGGGTGATCATGCCCCATTAGATGATATCTTGGATGTTTGCTGCAAAGTTCCTGTCTCCTAA
- the LOC18773412 gene encoding growth-regulating factor 1 isoform X2 has product MDFGGMGLEGLVGPEGGATGAAHSLASDPETKPKGHAPNVPHGSGSVKQQRSWPAEDDWRTSKMPKNDDLPAPKTMPLQYQGTPLLRSNSLLPADTHRQEQMLSFSNNKSEVTFLSKDGMLERTIQGPDFAYYQRTPALTPSAYTRNAAAYGSGSINPSMHGPFAGVRGPFTPSQWIELEHQALIYKYMTSNVPVPSNLLIPLKKSLYPYGLSGSTGNLAPNSSWGSYHLGFSGNTDPEPGRCRRTDGKKWRCSRDAVADQKYCERHINRGRHRSRKPVEGQPGQAASGTSNSKGVPMTSSMSTPVMPSTGTSNNVATMQNQFKSLQPAGAANPSADAFVNRMQDPRGLSVMSASTIKPKASDSRFNMPKQEIPVEESSQSEFGLVSTDSLLNPSHRNSYISKDFGGSFLDFSDQEAQDQHPLRQFIDDWPKDQSSHSVSTWPDEIKSDWTQLSMSIPMTSSEFSSSSSSPTQEKRALSPLRLSREFEPAQMNLGASNELSESSQKTNWIPISYGNSMGGPLGEVLTNTTSSGKMCNNSVSPLNLINEGWDGSPQLGSSPTGVLQKSTFCSLSNSSSGSSPRGENKKNLDGASIYDDVLGSTFASSSVPSL; this is encoded by the exons ATGGATTTTGGGGGGATGGGTTTGGAGGGTTTGGTGGGCCCTGAAGGTGGAGCAACAGGAGCAGCTCATTCTCTGGCCTCAGACCCTGAGACCAAACCAAAGGGTCATGCCCCAAATGTTCCTCATGGATCTGGCTCTGTCAAGCAGCAAAGATCTTGGCCTGCTGAAGATGACTGGAGGACCTCAAAAATGCCCAAAAATGATGACTTGCCTGCTCCCAAGACAATGCCATTACAATATCAGGGCACTCCTCTGCTGAGATCTAATTCTCTGCTTCCTGCTGATACTCACAGACAGGAGCAGATGCTCAGCTTTTCTAACAACAAATCAGAAGTCACTTTTCTCAGCAAAGATGGAATGTTGGAGAGAACCATCCAAGGCCCAGACTTTGCCTACTACCAGCGCACCCCAGCTCTCACTCCCTCTGCTTATACTAGGAATGCAGCAG CTTATGGTTCTGGAAGCATAAATCCGAGCATGCATGGGCCTTTTGCTGGGGTTAGAGGACCATTTACTCCGTCTCAGTGGATTGAGCTAGAGCACCAGGCCTTGATCTACAAGTACATGACTTCAAATGTGCCTGTGCCATCTAATTTACTGATACCTCTCAAGAAATCCCTCTATCCTTATGGCTTGTCGGGTTCTACAGGAAATTTAGCTCCCAACTCAT CGTGGGGCTCTTACCATCTGGGATTTTCTGGCAACACTGATCCTGAACCTGGGAGGTGTCGTCGAACGGATGGGAAGAAATGGCGGTGCTCAAGAGATGCTGTTGCAGACCAGAAGTATTGTGAAAGGCACATAAACAGGGGCCGCCATCGTTCAAGAAAGCCTGTGGAAGGCCAGCCTGGCCAGGCCGCCTCTGGGACCAGTAATTCAAAGGGGGTGCCCATGACTTCGTCTATGTCAACGCCGGTGATGCCAAGCACCGGCACATCCAATAATGTCGCAACCATGCAGAACCAGTTCAAAAGTTTGCAGCCTGCTGGTGCAGCCAATCCTTCAGCAGATGCCTTTGTCAACAG GATGCAAGATCCTCGGGGCCTTTCTGTGATGTCTGCTTCTACCATCAAGCCGAAAGCCAGTGATTCGAGGTTTAACATGCCGAAACAAGAAATCCCAGTGGAAGAATCTTCTCAATCAGAGTTTGGACTTGTTTCTACTGATTCACTTCTCAACCCTTCACATAGGAACTCTTACATTTCTAAAGACTTTGGTGGTTCTTTCCTAGATTTCAGTGATCAGGAAGCCCAAGACCAACATCCGCTTCGGCAGTTCATTGATGATTGGCCTAAGGACCAGTCCAGTCACTCGGTCAGTACTTGGCCTGATGAAATAAAATCAGACTGGACTCAGCTCTCAATGTCAATCCCTATGACATCCTCGGAGTTCTCATCGTCCTCTTCCTCACCCACGCAAGAGAAACGTGCACTCTCACCATTGAGGCTATCCAGAGAGTTTGAGCCAGCCCAAATGAATTTGGGAGCGAGCAATGAGCTTAGTGAATCAAGCCAGAAGACAAATTGGATACCTATCTCTTATGGAAATTCAATGGGGGGTCCTTTAGGAGAGGTCCTGACCAACACCACTAGCAGTGGCAAGATGTGCAATAACTCAGTATCGCCGCTTAACCTCATAAATGAAGGGTGGGACGGCAGCCCTCAGTTGGGATCCTCCCCAACCGGTGTCTTGCAGAAGTCAACTTTCTGTTCGCTTTCAAACAGTAGTTCAGGGAGCAGCCCAAGAGGTGAGAACAAGAAGAATCTTGATGGGGCAAGCATATATGATGATGTGCTAGGTTCAACCTTTGCAAGTTCCTCAGTTCCATCCCTGTAA
- the LOC18773412 gene encoding growth-regulating factor 1 isoform X1, which translates to MDFGGMGLEGLVGPEGGATGAAHSLASDPETKPKGHAPNVPHGSGSVKQQRSWPAEDDWRTSKMPKNDDLPAPKTMPLQYQGTPLLRSNSLLPADTHRQEQMLSFSNNKSEVTFLSKDGMLERTIQGPDFAYYQRTPALTPSAYTRNAAAYGSGSINPSMHGPFAGVRGPFTPSQWIELEHQALIYKYMTSNVPVPSNLLIPLKKSLYPYGLSGSTGNLAPNSLAWGSYHLGFSGNTDPEPGRCRRTDGKKWRCSRDAVADQKYCERHINRGRHRSRKPVEGQPGQAASGTSNSKGVPMTSSMSTPVMPSTGTSNNVATMQNQFKSLQPAGAANPSADAFVNRMQDPRGLSVMSASTIKPKASDSRFNMPKQEIPVEESSQSEFGLVSTDSLLNPSHRNSYISKDFGGSFLDFSDQEAQDQHPLRQFIDDWPKDQSSHSVSTWPDEIKSDWTQLSMSIPMTSSEFSSSSSSPTQEKRALSPLRLSREFEPAQMNLGASNELSESSQKTNWIPISYGNSMGGPLGEVLTNTTSSGKMCNNSVSPLNLINEGWDGSPQLGSSPTGVLQKSTFCSLSNSSSGSSPRGENKKNLDGASIYDDVLGSTFASSSVPSL; encoded by the exons ATGGATTTTGGGGGGATGGGTTTGGAGGGTTTGGTGGGCCCTGAAGGTGGAGCAACAGGAGCAGCTCATTCTCTGGCCTCAGACCCTGAGACCAAACCAAAGGGTCATGCCCCAAATGTTCCTCATGGATCTGGCTCTGTCAAGCAGCAAAGATCTTGGCCTGCTGAAGATGACTGGAGGACCTCAAAAATGCCCAAAAATGATGACTTGCCTGCTCCCAAGACAATGCCATTACAATATCAGGGCACTCCTCTGCTGAGATCTAATTCTCTGCTTCCTGCTGATACTCACAGACAGGAGCAGATGCTCAGCTTTTCTAACAACAAATCAGAAGTCACTTTTCTCAGCAAAGATGGAATGTTGGAGAGAACCATCCAAGGCCCAGACTTTGCCTACTACCAGCGCACCCCAGCTCTCACTCCCTCTGCTTATACTAGGAATGCAGCAG CTTATGGTTCTGGAAGCATAAATCCGAGCATGCATGGGCCTTTTGCTGGGGTTAGAGGACCATTTACTCCGTCTCAGTGGATTGAGCTAGAGCACCAGGCCTTGATCTACAAGTACATGACTTCAAATGTGCCTGTGCCATCTAATTTACTGATACCTCTCAAGAAATCCCTCTATCCTTATGGCTTGTCGGGTTCTACAGGAAATTTAGCTCCCAACTCAT TAGCGTGGGGCTCTTACCATCTGGGATTTTCTGGCAACACTGATCCTGAACCTGGGAGGTGTCGTCGAACGGATGGGAAGAAATGGCGGTGCTCAAGAGATGCTGTTGCAGACCAGAAGTATTGTGAAAGGCACATAAACAGGGGCCGCCATCGTTCAAGAAAGCCTGTGGAAGGCCAGCCTGGCCAGGCCGCCTCTGGGACCAGTAATTCAAAGGGGGTGCCCATGACTTCGTCTATGTCAACGCCGGTGATGCCAAGCACCGGCACATCCAATAATGTCGCAACCATGCAGAACCAGTTCAAAAGTTTGCAGCCTGCTGGTGCAGCCAATCCTTCAGCAGATGCCTTTGTCAACAG GATGCAAGATCCTCGGGGCCTTTCTGTGATGTCTGCTTCTACCATCAAGCCGAAAGCCAGTGATTCGAGGTTTAACATGCCGAAACAAGAAATCCCAGTGGAAGAATCTTCTCAATCAGAGTTTGGACTTGTTTCTACTGATTCACTTCTCAACCCTTCACATAGGAACTCTTACATTTCTAAAGACTTTGGTGGTTCTTTCCTAGATTTCAGTGATCAGGAAGCCCAAGACCAACATCCGCTTCGGCAGTTCATTGATGATTGGCCTAAGGACCAGTCCAGTCACTCGGTCAGTACTTGGCCTGATGAAATAAAATCAGACTGGACTCAGCTCTCAATGTCAATCCCTATGACATCCTCGGAGTTCTCATCGTCCTCTTCCTCACCCACGCAAGAGAAACGTGCACTCTCACCATTGAGGCTATCCAGAGAGTTTGAGCCAGCCCAAATGAATTTGGGAGCGAGCAATGAGCTTAGTGAATCAAGCCAGAAGACAAATTGGATACCTATCTCTTATGGAAATTCAATGGGGGGTCCTTTAGGAGAGGTCCTGACCAACACCACTAGCAGTGGCAAGATGTGCAATAACTCAGTATCGCCGCTTAACCTCATAAATGAAGGGTGGGACGGCAGCCCTCAGTTGGGATCCTCCCCAACCGGTGTCTTGCAGAAGTCAACTTTCTGTTCGCTTTCAAACAGTAGTTCAGGGAGCAGCCCAAGAGGTGAGAACAAGAAGAATCTTGATGGGGCAAGCATATATGATGATGTGCTAGGTTCAACCTTTGCAAGTTCCTCAGTTCCATCCCTGTAA
- the LOC18772093 gene encoding uncharacterized protein LOC18772093, with protein sequence MSHRKVHSQGSVPFSWEAMPGVSKVTNQDCPTDFGVGALNCLSAEEDSGDSPNKLVNNPEIKIPLPPCPLLKAPSRSSSTKGFRWHVEADPFLLAYKECTKSTSTLNNNSGKLPGIENNKKGFGAIGCKVRKSRFNMFSCKNSCDVREDNFVKLSQLPALPRDTSGSTR encoded by the coding sequence ATGAGCCACAGAAAAGTTCATTCACAAGGGAGCGTACCCTTTTCATGGGAGGCCATGCCCGGCGTCTCCAAGGTCACAAATCAAGACTGCCCTacagattttggggttggtgcCCTTAACTGCCTCTCTGCAGAAGAAGACTCTGGAGATAGCCCCAATAAGTTGGTGAACAATCCTGAGATAAAGATTCCTCTGCCTCCATGCCCATTATTGAAGGCTCCGAGTAGAAGTAGTTCGACGAAGGGGTTTAGATGGCATGTAGAAGCAGACCCCTTTCTTCTGGCTTACAAAGAGTGCACCAAAAGTACAAGCACTTTGAATAATAATTCAGGTAAGCTGCCTGGCATTGAGAATAATAAGAAAGGTTTCGGTGCAATTGGGTGTAAAGTCAGGAAGAGCAGGTTCAATATGTTTTCTTGCAAGAATTCATGCGATGTGAGAGAGGATAATTTTGTAAAGCTGTCTCAGCTTCCTGCTCTTCCGAGAGACACAAGTGGCTCAACCAGATGA
- the LOC18772950 gene encoding light-inducible protein CPRF2: protein MLSTVPAMLPSDSLLHFPAFDGGFTPGGGGFTPWDCSELFPAIQSPKPTISTLSSGPVQSPKPVISSSGSDDDPNRSVEPVRMNRTHANAKSCPNDASNRAVSVVDERKRRRMISNRESARRSRMRKQKHLENLRNQVNRLRIENRELKNRLSYVLYHFQRVRTDNDRLQSEHVLLRQKLSDIRQILVYRQLQHMSSAWPCNTVIPEQTPSLIA, encoded by the coding sequence ATGTTGTCTACTGTTCCCGCCATGCTTCCCTCTGACTCCCTTCTCCATTTCCCTGCTTTCGACGGGGGCTTTACCCCCGGCGGCGGCGGCTTCACGCCGTGGGATTGCTCGGAACTTTTTCCAGCAATTCAATCCCCGAAACCCACAATCTCAACCCTAAGTTCTGGTCCGGTCCAGTCTCCAAAACCGGTCATTTCGAGTTCCGGTTCAGATGACGACCCAAATCGGTCGGTTGAACCGGTCCGGATGAACCGGACCCATGCCAATGCGAAGTCATGCCCAAATGATGCCTCGAACCGGGCGGTTTCTGTGGTGgacgagaggaagaggaggcgGATGATATCGAACCGGGAGTCGGCGAGGCGGTCTCGGATGCGAAAACAAAAGCACTTAGAAAACCTAAGGAACCAGGTGAACCGGCTTAGGATTGAGAACAGGGAACTGAAGAACCGGTTGAGTTACGTTTTGTACCATTTTCAGCGGGTTCGGACCGACAACGATAGGCTCCAATCCGAACACGTCCTGCTCCGACAGAAACTGTCGGACATACGTCAAATTTTGGTTTACCGGCAACTGCAGCACATGTCTTCTGCATGGCCATGCAACACCGTTATTCCGGAACAAACCCCATCATTAATTGCGTAA